The window GCAGGGCCAGATGCGCCAGGCCATCGCACGCCATTTCCCCGCCTCGGTCCGTGTCTCCCGCCCCGACGGCGGCTATTTCCTCTGGGTGGAGTTCGAGGCCGGCTTCGATGCGCTGGCGCTGCACCGGGCCGCGCTGGAGGAAGGCATCGGCATCGCGCCCGGTCCGATCTTCTCCGCGCGCCAGGGCCACCGCCACTGCGTGCGGCTCAATTTCGGGCAGCTGTGGAGCCCCCGCAGCGAAGCGGCGATCGCCACGCTGGGCCGGCTGGCCGCCGCGCAGTAGCCTTGCCGCGAACGCTGTCCCCGGTCAGCGAGGCGCCGCGCGCAGGCGCCGCTGCAGCCAGTGTTCCAGCCCCTCGAATCCGCCCTGCAGCAGCAGCGCCAGGACGGCCGCCGGGATCGCCCCGGCCAGCAGCAGCACGGTGTCGTTGAGCGCCAGCCCGGTGACGATGCGCTCGCCGTAGCCGCCCGCGCCGACGAAGGCGGCGATGGTGGCGGTGCCCACGCTGATGATGGCGGCGGTCTTCACGCCCGCCAGCAGCACCGGCAGGGCCAGCGGCAGTTCCACGTAGCGCAGGCACTGGGCGGGCGTGAAACCCAGCGCCATGGCGGCCTCCGACATGCCGCGCGGCACCTGCTGCAGGCCGGTGCAGGTATTGCGCACGATGGGCAGCAGCGCATAGAGGAACAGCGCCACCAGGGCCGGCCACAAGCCGATGCGGCCAAGCAGCGGGATCAGCATGGCCAGCAGCGCCAGCGACGGCACCGTCTGCAGCATGCCCACCAGCGCCAGCACCACCTGGCCCAGCCTGCGCCGGCGTGCGGCGACGATGCCCAGCGGCACTCCGGCCGCAACGGCGGCACCGACCGCGCCCGCCACCAGCGCCAGGTGGCGCCGCGTCAGGCGCAGCGTCTCCGCGTCCAGCAGGGTGCCGGCCAGGCCGGCACGCTCGTGGCGCGCCGTCGCCGCGGACGCCGGCGCATGGCCCGGCAGCGTGGCAACGAAGGCGCCGGCGATGGCCGCGAACGACTGCCCGTCCAGTTCCGCCGCCGCATTCATACCGATCATGCGCGCCGCGTCGATGCGCCCCGACAAACCCTGCAAGGCCTGCCAGGCCCGCGGAAAGCGCCGCGGCACGTCCAGGCGGTACAGCACCACCGCGGCGTAGCGCGGAAAGAAGCCGCGGTCGTCCTGCAGCACGCGCAGGCCATAGCGGCGGATCTTGGCATCGGTCGAGTAGATGTCGATGACGTCGACCTGCCCGGCCGCCAGCGCCTCGTAGGCGATGCCGTGGTCGAGCCCGAGCGGGCGCTGCGGCAGCCCGTAGCGGCGGGCCAGGCCGGGCCAGCCGTCGGCGCGGCCGAGGAACTCGTGCGTCAGGCCGAAGCGCAAGGCGGGATGGCGGGCCAGGTCGCCGAGCGTGCGCAGGCCCAGTTGCTGCGCCATGGTGTCGCGCACGGCCAGCGCATAGCCGTCCTCGAAGCCGAACGGAATGGCCGCCCCCAGGCCGCGCGGCGCGAGCGCGCGGTTGATCTGCTCCAGCCCGGCATCCGGCGGCAGGCCGAGGATCTCCACGGCCACCGTGCCGGTGTAGTCCGGATAGAGGTCGATGCGCCCGGAGGCGAGCGCGGCGAACACGATGGCGGTATTGCCGAGGCCCGCCACGTGCTCGGCCGGCCCGGCGGCGGCGGCAGTGCGGGCCAGGATCTCGCCGAGCAGGTAGGACTCGGTAAAGCGCTTGGAGCCGATCCTCAGGGTTTCCCCCAGGGCGGCCGTGCACAGCAGCAGCGGGCACAGCAGGACGCACAGCAGGACCGCGAGCCGGGTCCCGTGGCACGGCGCTGGACTTCGCGGGCGGGAATCCAAGCAGAACACCTCGTCGGCTGGATGGGCGGGGCCGGCTGCCGAACCACGCATGGCGCCGGGCTTGCCGTGCATGATACGCCGCCGCAGAACGCCGCGAGCCATGGCCTGTCCGATACGCCGCATGAGCACATACCGAAATAGTATTTGCATTTCGCATGCTTGCTGGATAAGAATCCAGAAAACGCATAGACCACACAGGACCACCTGTGCCGCCCCCGTGCCAAGGGATGCCCGACGACGGCTCCCGCCAGCGGCGGCCGGCCGTGGTGGCGGG of the Cupriavidus malaysiensis genome contains:
- a CDS encoding glycine betaine ABC transporter substrate-binding protein, translated to MHGKPGAMRGSAAGPAHPADEVFCLDSRPRSPAPCHGTRLAVLLCVLLCPLLLCTAALGETLRIGSKRFTESYLLGEILARTAAAAGPAEHVAGLGNTAIVFAALASGRIDLYPDYTGTVAVEILGLPPDAGLEQINRALAPRGLGAAIPFGFEDGYALAVRDTMAQQLGLRTLGDLARHPALRFGLTHEFLGRADGWPGLARRYGLPQRPLGLDHGIAYEALAAGQVDVIDIYSTDAKIRRYGLRVLQDDRGFFPRYAAVVLYRLDVPRRFPRAWQALQGLSGRIDAARMIGMNAAAELDGQSFAAIAGAFVATLPGHAPASAATARHERAGLAGTLLDAETLRLTRRHLALVAGAVGAAVAAGVPLGIVAARRRRLGQVVLALVGMLQTVPSLALLAMLIPLLGRIGLWPALVALFLYALLPIVRNTCTGLQQVPRGMSEAAMALGFTPAQCLRYVELPLALPVLLAGVKTAAIISVGTATIAAFVGAGGYGERIVTGLALNDTVLLLAGAIPAAVLALLLQGGFEGLEHWLQRRLRAAPR